Proteins from a genomic interval of Papaver somniferum cultivar HN1 chromosome 4, ASM357369v1, whole genome shotgun sequence:
- the LOC113271596 gene encoding ATP-dependent Clp protease ATP-binding subunit ClpA homolog CD4B, chloroplastic-like, with product MAGALVQSTNIRASISSTFGKSHDKKQRGSSGLAKRRTVKMLCNNVQMRGLRISAPSLTVGGFNGLRGTNAIDKLVFSGHDFHYKVAISIGAPRGRGSRCVARAMFERFTEKAIKVIMLAQEEARRLGHNFVGTEQILLGLIGEGTGIAAKVLKSMGINLKDARVEVEKIIGRGSGFVAVEIPFTPRAKRVLELSLEEARQLGHNYIGSEHLLLGLLREGEGVAARVLENLGADPNNIRTQVIRMVGESTEAVGAGVGGGSTNSKMPTLEEYGTNLTKLAEEGKLDPVVGRAAQIERVTQILGRRTKNNPCLIGEPGVGKTAIAEGLAQRIASGDVPETIEGKKVITLDMGLLVAGTKYRGEFEERLKKLMEEIKQSDEIILFIDEVHTLIGAGAAEGAIDAANILKPALARGELQCIGATTLDEYRKHIEKDPALERRFQPVKVPEPTVDESIQILKGLRERYEIHHKLRYTDEALEAAARLSYQYISDRFLPDKAIDLIDEAGSRVRLRNAQLPEEARELEKELRQITKEKNEAVRGQDFEKAGELRDREMDLRAQITNVVDKGKELSKAESESGDTGPVVTEVDIQHIVASWTGIPVDKVSSDESDKLLKMEDTLHTRVIGQDEAVKAISRAIRRARVGLKNPNRPIASFIFSGPTGVGKSELAKTLASYYFGSEEAMIRLDMSEFMERHTVSKLIGSPPGYVGYTEGGQLTEAVRRRPYTVVLFDEIEKAHPDVFNMMLQILEDGRLTDSKGRTVDFKNTLLIMTSNVGSNVIEKGGRRIGFDLDYDEKDSSYNRIKSLVQEELKQYFRPEFLNRLDEMIVFRQLTKLEVKEIADIMLKEVFERLRKKEIELQVTERFRDRVVDEGYNPSYGARPLRRAIMRLLEDSMAEKMLGGEIKEGDSVIVDVDGDGNVTVLNGTSPQLV from the exons ATGGCCGGGGCTCTTGTTCAATCGACGAATATCCGAGCTTCTATATCTTCTACATTTGGCAAAAGTCATGACAAGAAACAAAGAGGCAGTTCTGGACTAGCCAAGAGAAGGACTGTTAAAATGTTATGTAATAATGTTCAAATGCGAGGGTTGAGAATCTCAGCACCATCTTTGACAGTAGGAGGTTTTAATGGGCTTCGAGGAACTAATGCTATAGATAAGTTGGTATTTTCTGGTCATGATTTTCATTACAAGGTGGCGATTTCTATAGGTGCACCTCGCGGAAGGGGTAGTCGGTGTGTTGCTAGAGCTATGTTTGAGAGATTCACAGAGAAGGCTATTAAAGTTATCATGCTTGCACAAGAGGAAGCAAGACGGTTGGGTCATAATTTTGTTGGGACTGAGCAGATATTGTTAGGGCTTATCGGTGAAGGTACTGGTATTGCTGCAAAGGTTCTTAAATCTATGGGAATTAATCTTAAGGATGCTCGTGTGGAAGTAGAAAAGATCATTGGGAGAGGTAGTGGGTTTGTTGCTGTCGAGATACCATTTACTCCTCGTGCAAAGCGTGTTTTGGAACTTTCACTAGAAGAAGCACGCCAACTTG GACATAACTATATTGGCTCTGAGCATTTGCTTCTTGGTTTACTTCGTGAGGGTGAAGGAGTGGCTGCCCGTGTACTTGAAAACCTTGGGGCCGACCCAAACAACATCCGCACACAG GTTATCCGGATGGTTGGTGAAAGTACTGAAGCTGTAGGTGCTGGTGTTGGAGGAGGTAGCACCAACAGTAAGATGCCTACACTCGAGGAGTATGGGACCAATTTAACAAAACTGGCTGAGGAG GGAAAATTAGATCCTGTTGTTGGAAGGGCAGCACAAATAGAGCGTGTAACCCAAATTTTGGGAAGACGTACAAAGAACAACCCTTGCTTGATTGGAGAACCTGGTGTGGGTAAAACTGCAATCGCTGAAGGGCTTGCTCAGAGAATTGCAAGTGGTGATGTGCCAGAAACGATTGAGGGAAAGAAG GTTATTACCTTGGATATGGGTCTCCTTGTAGCTGGTACAAAGTATCGTGGAGAGTTCGAAGAACGATTAAAGAAGTTAATGGAAGAGATTAAGCAAAGTGACGAGATTATCTTGTTTATAGATGAAGTACATACTTTAATTGGAGCTGGTGCAGCTGAAGGTGCAATCGATGCAGCAAACATTTTGAAACCAGCTCTTGCAAGAGGTGAACTACAG TGTATCGGTGCTACAACATTAGATGAATATAGAAAGCATATCGAGAAGGACCCAGCCTTAGAAAGACGATTTCAGCCAGTAAAAGTGCCTGAACCCACCGTTGACGAGTCTATCCAGATTCTAAAAGGTCTCCGTGAAAGATATGAAATTCATCACAAGCTTCGTTATACAGATGAGGCCTTGGAAGCTGCTGCACGGTTGTCATACCAGTACATCAG TGACCGTTTCCTCCCTGACAAAGCGATTGACTTGATCGATGAAGCTGGTTCTCGAGTCCGACTTCGTAATGCTCAG CTGCCCGAGGAAGCTAGAGAACTCGAGAAAGAGCTCAGGCAAATAACAAAAGAGAAAAATGAGGCAGTTCGTGGCCAAGACTTTGAAAAG GCTGGAGAGCTAAGAGACAGAGAGATGGACTTGAGGGCCCAGATCACAAATGTTGTTGACAAGGGTAAAGAGCTAAGCAAGGCAGAGAGTGAGTCAGGTGATACAGGCCCTGTTGTTACCGAAGTCGATATTCAGCACATTGTTGCTTCTTGGACTGGAATCCCAGTCGACAAAGTCTCGAGTGACGAATCCGATAAGCTCCTTAAGATGGAAGACACACTCCACACAAGGGTCATCGGGCAAGATGAAGCTGTTAAAGCTATCAGTCGTGCAATTCGTCGTGCGCGTGTTGGACTTAAAAACCCTAATCGTCCTATTGCCAGCTTCATATTCTCTGGACCTACAGGTGTTGGAAAGTCAGAATTGGCAAAGACACTGGCTTCTTACTATTTTGGATCTGAGGAGGCTATGATTCGTCTTGATATGAGTGAGTTCATGGAGAGGCATACCGTCTCCAAGCTTATTGGATCGCCACCAGGTTATGTTGGGTACACTGAGGGTGGTCAGCTGACAGAAGCTGTTCGCCGTAGACCTTACACAGTGGTTCTTTTTGATGAGATAGAGAAAGCTCACCCAGATGTCTTCAACATGATGCTTCAAATTCTTGAAGATGGGCGTTTAACTGATAGCAAGGGTAGAACCGTAGATTTCAAGAACACACTTCTCATAATGACTTCTAATGTCGGAAGCAATGTGATTGAGAAGGGAGGTAGGAGAATTGGTTTTGATCTAGACTATGACGAGAAAGACAGCAGCTACAACAGGATCAAGAGTCTCGTGCAAGAGGAGCTGAAACAATATTTCAGACCAGAATTTTTGAATAGATTAGATGAGATGATTGTTTTCAGACAGCTAACGAAGTTGGAAGTCAAGGAGATTGCGGACATAATGCTCAAGGAGGTATTCGAAAGACTCCGTAAGAAAGAAATAGAGCTTCAGGTCACTGAAAGGTTTAGAGACAGAGTGGTTGATGAAGGATACAACCCAAGCTATGGTGCGAGGCCATTGAGGAGAGCGATTATGAGACTTTTGGAGGATAGCATGGCAGAGAAGATGCTGGGGGGAGAGATTAAAGAGGGAGATTCAGTCATCGTAGATGTAGATGGTGATGGAAATGTGACAGTGCTCAATGGTACATCACCACAACTGGTGTAA